The Oceanococcus sp. HetDA_MAG_MS8 DNA segment CAGAATCTAGACATCGCTAGACCATTCATGGCGCTTGAAGGTTGGCTTCAAGCAGCAGGGTCGGGGTGCGGTGAGGAGACAATTTAGTGAGCGAGACCACCAAGGATGCGATCCTGCCTTTGCCATTGGGGCCAGGTCGCATTTACGACGAGATCAGCCCCAATCTGGTGGGCACCGGCTATGGCTTTGAGGTGCAGGCCTTATACCCCTTTCCCAAGCTGTATTTTCGGGCCAGCTATGAGGAACAGCAGCGTCGATATCAGGAGTTGACCGAGGCGCTGGAAGACAACTGGTACAACTACGACCTCATTCCCGGAGCAGTGGTGCATGGCAATCGTGGGTCTTATCAGGTGCAGCGCAATTCCAGTTGGGCTCTGCGCGGCAGTGATGACAACCGCAGCAGCTTTGCCCAGGAAGACCAGTTTGGTACGGGGGACGACTCTGACCCCGGTGAAGATGGCATCGATATTTACGAGCCGCTGTTCTACTACTTTGACCGCAACTGGCATCTGTGGCTGACCAACACCCAGATCACCAACAACATTACGCGCTTGCTTTCGGTAGTTACCGAGAATCTGACCGATGGTGGCGGGCCGAATTACTTTCGGATTAATACCCTCGACCCCATCTTGAGTTTGGCGCCGGCCACACGCGCCCAAGACATCGACACCTTTGATTTCTATCCGCCACTGCCAGATCGCTATCCGCGGCAGCCATTTGATGCCGATTTTCGCAATGATGATGTCATTGGCTGGGTACAGCTTGCCCATGCCTCGCCTTTTCCGCGGATTGCTCCATACAAAGCTCACCTACCCAATTTCAAAGTGACCTCGGAGATGTTCCGGCGCACGGCGGAGTTTTGGGATGATGATCTGGACCAAGCCATGGCCCAGGGTCGGGTCTTCGTGGTGGACTACAAGGAATACCAGGAGATGAACCTGCGCCCCCCAGCCACTAACTCGGCAGGCGGACGCTTCTACACGCCCATCGCCATGTTCGCCGTACCGCGCGGCGGCGGGCCGCTCAAGTTGATCGCCATCCAATCCACCCAGCACACGCCGGCCAATGAGGCCGAGCGCCAAGCCTGGAAGCTGAACAACCAACAGCCGGCTGATCGGCCTCTGTCGGACATTCTCACCCCCACCGACGATTACTGGTCCTGGCAAATGGCCAAGACCCTGTTCATGAGCATGTATGCCATGAGCGGCGTGATTGATCACTTGTCCATGCATGTGTATGTGGCGCCAATTGCGGTTGGCTTTTATCGCAGCATCCCGCGCCAGCATCCCCTGAGGGCATTGCTAGAGCCGCACTTCTTATCGCTGATATCCAATAACCATTCCGGCATCTTCTGGGATACCGGAACCCAGATGATCAACGACAACCATTCCTATGGGCAGACCGACCAAGGCTTGCTGACAGGGATGGCGGACAAAGTCAGTGGCTGGACCGGTAAAACCTTTTTGGATGCCACGGTACAACGGGCCGGCTTCTACCATTTTGTAGAACACAGCACCCCGATTGACCGCAGCCAGCCCAATGCCTTTGCGGCTATCGAAGACTTCCCGCAGCTGGACGATAACGGCCTCATTCCGGTTATCCAGCGCTGGGTGCGGAACTACCTTAGTTTGTATTACCGCTCCGATGCCGATGTGCGCGAGGACCTTGAGCTACAGAATTTCTGCTCGGATGTAGCCCTCAACGGGCTTGTGAACGGCTTTCCGGAGGCGACGCCCAGTTTTGATTCCTTGGTAGATATTGTGACGCGCATCATTTATTGGATGAGCGTCAACCATGCTTTGGAAGCGACGTTGGGTTGTATCAAGCTAGGTCCTATGGGGTACTGGTCCGACCGTGTGCCGCGCAATGATGAAACCAAAACGGAAGCCGACTGGTTCAATATTTTGCCGCCCATCAATGTCGGTTTGGCCATCTTCTGCGCTTCCAGGTTCTTCGTGGATTTGCCTCGGGAGTGGTACCGCTCCTTGGGTCGATTCCCAGAAGGGCAGTTCATGCACGACCGGCGCGTATACGCGCATCTACAGGCGTTTCAGAAAGAACTGTTGCAGATAGACAATCGCATTCAGGAGCGCAACCTCACACGCCGCTGGCCTTACACCATGATGCGCCCCGGCACCATGACCTGTAGCCCTTGGAATTGAGGAGACGATGATGCCTCAAAAACCCTTAACAAGCAGTCGCCGTGCATTCCTCCAGGCCACTGCCGGCCTGGGCGCAGTGGTTAGCGTGCCCTTGGCATTGACCGAGCCACTGCCCAATTTTGATGACCCTGCAGCGCGCGCTCAGGTGGCTTATATCGAAGCCGTGGTGCATAAGCACTTGGGCCGCAGCAGGCAGGTGCAGACTCGCAGCATTCGTGTTTTTGCTCACCGATTTACCCAGCACTACGGGGTAGTGGACTACAAATCGATGTATGGCGGAATTGTGGGCGAGTACCGCTTGAGTCGGTTATTTGCCCGCAGCTTGTACACCCCACGGGCGTAGGAGAGATTGATGAAAAAAGTCCACAGAGCCAAGGCCCTTGTGATCGCGGGCCTGTTGGCTGGAATCATGCTCAGTGCCTGTAACGGGGGGCGCGATGGCGCCATTGGCGGGGTGGATGTGCGTGACCAAGAATTGCTACCGATTGTCGACAAAGGCGGCATTCAGGGACGAGTGAATGGTGCGCTCTACGCCTTTGACGGAGATATGCGGCTGACCGTGGCCACGGCCGACACGCGCAACCTACAGGCACTCAATCGGGGCAACGATGCCGAACACTGGGCCATCAACCAATTGCCTCTACGCACAGGTGAGTACCCATGTGGCAGCAATGACTTGCAGCTCAGTTTGCAACGAGTCGGCCAAGACCATTTGAGCACGGCAGGGCCAGCTGGCCAGTGCCAGGTGGTAGTCACGCGTGCGAACAGCCGTTTCCTAGAGGGCTACTTTGCCGCTGAGTTTGCCGCTAACAACGGAGCACGGACACGGGTGGAGGAAGGCCGTTTTCGCTTTGAGCTTGCCCATGTGATTCCGGACTCTGACGCCGATGGCCTTTCCGACGCCGACGATAACTGCCCCTTTGACGTCAACCCGGCCGAGGAGGACGGCAACAACAATGGTGCCGGTACGGCCTGCGATGCCTCAGAACAGGGTTAATCCGCTATGAATACAACCACCCTCGAGGCCAGTGCAGCGGCCGTGACTCCCGCTCCAAGCTGGGTGCAAAAACTACGCCGACTGAACTACTGGCTGGTACAAGACTGTGGCGGTGGGCCGCGCCCTTGGAAGCTGGCCTGGGTGATCAATTTTCAGAAAGTCACCACCGCTGCTTTCTTGGGCGCATTGATGTTCTGGTACGCCGAGGACTCGCCCATGGCTTTGAGCACGCCCGCCTGGGTTTTGTTGGCTATGCACGGCAGCTACGGTTTTGTCTGGTTGCTTAAAGACCTGGCCTTTCCTGACCCCGGTTGGCAAAGCAAGGTGACCATTGCCGGTGGCATGAATGCCTTTGTGATGGTGCTCGGCCCCTACTGGGCATTTGGTTGGTTACTCATTTCGGGGCAGTCCAGTGCCGACTATCCATTGCCGCAGATGGCCTGGTTAGCGCTATGCATCAGCCTGTGCATGCTGGGCTGTGCCTTGATGATTGCTGCCGACGCGCAGAAATTTTTCACCCTCAGGCTGCAGCGCGGCCTCATTAGCGATGGTGTCCATCGCTACATCCGCCACCCCAACTACCTGGGTGAGATGCTGATTTACCTGTCTTTGGCCCTGGTGGTATGGCACTGGGTGCCCGTGCTTATCCTGGGCTACGTGTGGCTGGGTATCTTTTTGCCAAATATCTTGTGCAAAGAAGCCAGTTTGTCGCGGTATCCAAAGTGGAGCCGCTACAAACAACGCAGTTGGTTGCTGCTGCCAGGCTTGGTTTAGACCCAGGAGTTCACTTTTCTACGAGCTCACTCCGTCAGAGCGCCACGCATTCTTTAACCCAAGGCCTTAGTGGGCCACCTTCTCCAATTTGTATAGACCGCAAAACCCGAAGCCGAAAAACATGGACTGAGACCGGCGATCCAAGCTGTACTCCTGTGCAACCTCATTCCTGACAGTCCAGCAGTAAGCGCGAAATTTCAATCACTTAGTGCGGAAATAGTTTCACTCCTAATAAATTTCTAGGTTCCTAGTGCAACTGTCTTGTCCCCTATGCAAGGAAAATTCTCATGATATTAAGAATGACATACGCTTTGATAATATTATTAATGGCCGCATGTGAGAGTGCGCCAAGTGGTATTGACGACGAAGCACGCTCTATCTTGTCGCAACCTGTAGAAGGTGAGCCACTTGAGCTACGAAAGGCTGCTGAAGAAGCAGGCTTTTATTGGGGGGCGATGGGTTTTGGGTATGATCTGACTGACCCAAACTACGGCCAAGAATTCAGAGAAGCACTCGCAAAGAACTTCTCAATTTTTTCTCCTGCGCTTGAACTGACCTTTCCCTTTGTCCAGCCTGAGCGGGGAGTATATTCATTTGAAGCAGTTGATGCTCTCGCTGACTTTGCTCGCGCTAATGGACAAAAAATGCGTGGCATTGTGGTTATCTGGCGGGAGGATTTGTCCGCGTATCTTGGAGAGAGTCCGACTCGCGAGGAGGGGATCGCGTTACTGCGAGAGCATATTCATACGGTCATGGGCCACTATCGAGAGTTTTATCCCGACGTGTTCGAGCAATGGGATGTCGTTAACGAGGCATTCCGTAGCGACGGTACCCTTAGAGCCTCTGACTGGCAAAAGGCAATCGGTGATGATTTTGTTGAACTCGCTTTTCGGTTTGCTCATGAAGCATGGCCTGAGGCAGAGTTATACTATAACGACTTTTATGAGCCGGTTTTCAACTTGGGTGGCAACTTCATAAATGCTTTCGGGCAAATTGACCCCGATGCGATACGGCCTTTAGCACCACTAGGTCCCATTGGGCCACTAGCCTCTTGCGAGCAATCGGCCAAGTGTATGGGTGTAAAGAAAATGGCGGAGGACTTTGTCGCGCGCGGGGTCCCGATCCATGGAATTGGTTTCCAGGGACATATTGCCAATGTTATTGCTCCAGATTATGGGTCGTTTGCCAGCTGGGTTGAAGAATTGGGTTTACGGTGGGCTGTCACCGAACTCGACGTACCGTGTGCGCGTTCGGCTACTTATCCGGTTGGAGGAGAAATCGTCACCTTCCTGAACGGAGCCATATGCTTTGAGAATCAGCGGCGAATATTTCACGATATTGTTAAGGATTGTGTAGATTCAGCCGCCTGCGACACCGTGGTGCAGTGGGGTGTTGCGGACCCCTTCAGTTGGTGGCAAGGTCTCTCATCCGGGGCCCTTGGTGAAGCATTAGCTCTAGACGATAATTACGAGTACAAACCCGCTGCACACGGAGTTGTTGAGGCTCTTCGTGGCGGCGTAAGGTAAGTCGACTGATGACTGAGAGACTCCCACCTCCCTGCTGGGGCAACAGCTCGGGGAACCTTCGTCACTTCGGTTCCTTATATCTTACGAGCGAATTGGGTCGGGGTTTGCCCCGTCCAGCGTTTGAAGGCCCTATTGAATGTGGCTAGATCACAATATCGCAGCCGTTCTGCGATGAGGGCGGTGGGCATGCTCAAGCTCAAATAATGCTTCGCTAGGCTTTCCCTAGTGCTGGCCAACAGGGCACTGAAGGTGGTGTTCTCTTCGGCGATACGTCGCTGCAAGGTGCGTGGACTGGTGCACAGGGCAGAGGCCACCGACTCGACCCCAGGTACTTTATGGCTGAGCTGCAAGGTGATTTCGGCCAGAACATCGTCCAAGGGGTGGGCCTTTTGTGCGTTGCGCAGCCGCGCGTCGAGCATCAACTGTAAATCCCTGCGGAGTTGTTCGTTACGGGTGAGAACCTGGCGTTGCGCTTGGTTCGAGCTGATGCGGTAGCGCGGCGTTGGTGCATTCCAATGAATGGGCACCCCAAAGGCTTGTTCCCAAGGAGCGGGGTCGGCGGGCCGCGTACGGGGGAGTTCCACAAACTCTAGTTTCAGCGGGCTGGCCAGATACTGTGAGGCGAGGACGGGGCCGCCCAAGGTGAGAAACTCTAGACGCGCGTTCTTCAGTGGTACATCGGCGTGATAGTGCACGCTGACGTCAAGCCCTCCGGCTACATCAACGGTGCGTAGCTCCATTACATTGCTAAACAAAGCGCAGTAGTTGGATAGCTGGCGTAGTAGGTCGGCTACATTGTCCGTGGCGGTGAGAAACACGCCCACATCTTGAAAGTCCACCAAGCGAATTTGCTGGGCCACCTCCAAACCAATGGCTTCTCCCCGAGTGTCAAAACCCAACTGCCATAAGGTGCTCACCTGTTCCAGGCTGAGCATTTCCTGGGGTGCTGTGACGCGATCCAGGGGCAGGCCCAAGCTTTGGGCAATGTGGTTGGTGTCCATGCCACTGCTGCGCAAGATGTCCACCAAGCCCCGGTATACCGATGCAATGATTCGAAATTGTTCAGGCATTTGTTCACCCCAATAGCCGTAAAGTCCCTCGGCAGCTGTTTTGCAATTGCGAATGGGCCTTCTTGTGTAATTGCACCTTTAGCCCTGCCGGAAGGTATGGTTTTGCCAAAAAGCTGGCGTTTAATTCGTCTTCCGGCGAGCACACCTTTGAAGGCGAGTAACGTGGTGGATTAGTCATGGTGCCTTCTCCTTGAGCCCCAGAAATGGCTTGAGAAAACTCTCGCTCCAGCTACGCTATAGAGCAAGCCCATCGCAGGTCTTGCCCTAGCCCAACCTCCTAGGCTGATGACATTCCAGTTTTTTGCAGTCCCCAAAGGGAGCTCCTGGTTTATCTGCTGGCACATTGGCCCCAGGATTTTTTCTGGTACTCATCACGCCCAGCCTCATCCCCTTCTCTGAGGATGATTGGTTGACTACTTACACCAAATCCGGCTATCCAACTGCGAAGATCATCCGCGAAAACTGGTCAAACAGAGTATCCAGGACGCGAAGCAAAGTCGAATACAGGCCAACACGTGGCTGACCTGGCGGTAGCCTTGCTATAGCCACCCGCCGGAAATCACGGTGCGGGCGGGTGGCCTCAATAGCCGACCATTAAGCAATGGACTATAGGTGTTCACTTTTAGCTACACTCTGGGAAAAAATCCATGCCAATACACTCACTGTTCGCTGCACGCCAAAATTCTGACGAGCCAGTGTTGCCTGCGCTACAAGGTTTTCAGGTATTCGATAATTGCCTTGCGTTCTGTGTCGGTTAGTGCGTCGGAGAACTCGTGGCCGCTGTTACTGTTGCCAAGTATGCGCGTGTCAAAAACTAGGCGGCGATCCAATGCGTTTGGGGTTGGATCTACAGCAGCCAGAATCCCGGTATAACTCACCATGTCGTACAGGAAATTTGTCATGATTTGGTACATTGATGGACCTTCATCACGAAGTGGATTGCAATTGAATAGTGGGTCGCCAGGGAGACTGTCACAACCGAGTTCATAATGTTTCCAACCAACGGCTTCAAAATCGTATCCCGTGGATAAACTTTGGTCAAAGCCTACAATGCCCGTATCCTCACGAAGCTGACGCTGCCAAATTTCTTGTCGTTTTTCGCTATTGAGGACCGCCTCAATTGTTGGGACTGACCCGTTATGAAAGTATGGCGCGGTAGCCCAAATGCCATAAAGTGGTGGTGCTTGATAACCTTGACGTTTCTCCCATCCACATACTCCGGTTGGACGATTTGGGAATAGATCATCGATAGTTTCTGTTAAATAATCTTTTTCTTCTGGTGGTACGTATCCTGGCACGCCGTCAGGGTATGCCCAATAACTGGTGTCCCAGCCCTGGCGTAGGCTCGTTGTCAGCATGTCCACGCGTGCGCGGTCAGTGCCAATAACCTCTAGGCTCGATAAATGTGCTGCTACGCCTTCGAGCGAGGGGTCTTCTAAGTAATTTGTATCGTTGACGTATCGAGGGGAATACGCGCCATGACAGCTTGCACAAGACCCATTGCCTCCATCTGGGCGTGGCGCATTGGCGTTGCTAGGCTCCTCCCATAAGTTCTTAGAATGGAAAAGAATCGCTCCAGCCTGCGCTAACCCTCTATCTATAACACCTGGGTATTTCGGTGACTCTAGGCTTAAGAAAAAGGCGTCCAAATGTTGATCCCACTTTTCGACGCGCTGGCGATACAAAGCGCCATCAGCAGTCACAAGTTGGTCTAACTCTCCGGGTCCGGCAGCCATGATAATTCGGGTGCTGGCGTTGGATAAGCCTGCATCGAAGAACTTTCGTGGCCTGGAGCCGATATTCCACCACGCTGGAGTATCTTGGGTGTGGGCGAGCGGATGTGATACGTCGAATACGCCTTGGATGCCATACGGCGTAACCATTTTTGCCGGGTTTGGGTTTAAGCCTAGGGAGTCTATATCGAGAACTGTATTAATAAACTCGAAACCACCTACAGCGTTGTTCTGACCACGCTGACGGATGCCCATGTTGTATACGATGTTTTGATCAAATGGAGGTGTGATTTCGCCGAGCGGTGTACCAACGAAAGGCGAGCCGTCCGCGGAGACCTGGGGCATATCGTAGTTATTATTTCCGAGCCCGATATTATCAAGCCCAATGATTACTGGCTCACCGGCCTGTGGTTCGCCAATCTGGCCACCGTGGCACTGGAAGCAGGCTGCAGTTTGAATATTACCTGTCCACAGACCTTGGTCATCACGGCCTTGACGATAACCAAGTGGAAGTTGGCCAGAGCCACCATTAGTTGTGTTTGGGTCCTCTCCGGGAAGTGGGTAGGGGTTGTGGAATGGAGCATAGTTTAGGCCGTAACGCAAGGTATAGAGTTCGTCAAACCTGTCTGGTCTCTCGTTAAACCCCCATTTTTTCCATGTGTCGTTATAGGCTTCTGCGGTAATTTGGCCGACAGGTAGTTCGTCGAGTAGAAACTTTAAGCCAAGGTCACGCCGTCTTCGCCATTCTCCACAAGTTTTGGGTGCCTGTTCTTCGGCCGGCAGGTTTTGATGACAGTTTTCCCAAAACGCGTTGAAATAAACCGCTCGATTCGCATTAACTCCCTCGACGACCAAGCTCCGTGGGTCGGGAGGTAGCAAAGTATCGTCTGGGGAGTTGGCGCAAACCACTGCCCAACGGTGGCTGCCTCGTTTTCCGCCTAACAAGTCATTGGCGGCAAAGTTGTCTGGCCGTGAGTTTGTACGACCATTAATGACCCCTCCGGATTCAGGTCGCCCGCCGTTGCACGCAGTCAATATCAGTCCCATACAAACGCACAGTAGGACTCGGGCGAAGTTATTCATGATTGTCTCCTGAACAAGGTGTCGAGTTAGCTGCTTCGCAACGGCTTACACAGAGCGGCACTTACAAGTGCAGCGTGACTGAAAGTAACATATGTTCCAAAAATATGCGAGGGTAGGCTCTTGCTGCGGGGGGTGGAAAGCTTCACAGCGGTACACTCCCCACCAGAATGACAATGGTCCAGTTGTTGCGTCGTTTTGCTTCTCGATGTGAGACGAAAGCTTGTGGCGCTTTTGCGCCGTGTTGAGAGCTCTAAGCGAAATAAAAATGCGGATCCTGAGTTAGATAGGTAGAAGCAACCTCTGTCGTTCGCGCCTAGTCTTATGCTGCGTAGTCATGTACTGCTTCTAAGTGGCTGGGCTGGTGCATAGCCTCGACGACATAGTCGTAAGCCGATCGCACTGCTCTTTCGACTCTCTGGAGTGCCTGTATGCAATTGGTAATGAGGGGCCGCGTGATGGCATCATTTGTGACCTACCCCGTCACCAAAACGAGCTTTCCATAGTCCAAATATGACGTCAGATCCAAACCACTCTGCAGTGCCCCGAGTTCCAATCCAGGCGCGTTCGAAGGTGCGGGTTGAGAATATGTTGGCAAGGGCTGACGCGATCCTGGCAGAGCAGGGGTTAGACGGATTTTCTATACCCGCGTTAGCCGAATCCTTGGGTTATAGTCGCCGCAGCATTTACATGTTCTTCCCAACACCGTATGCGGTGCTGAATGAGCTTGCGCGGCGTTATGTGAGTCGTCTACAAGGACATCTGGAGCCCGCACTTAAGGAAGTTGGCCGCCTTTCCGTTGAGTGGCTTGCAGCGAAAATTTCTTTCGAAGCGGCCTCGTTTCTCAATGGCGCGCCTGTCGCGCGGCTCTTGATTCTCGGCGGAGTCTCCACGAGTCGAAATTTCTGTGGGCAAGAAATTAGTAATCGCCATCTTGGTCGGTTGGCTGAACGTATACTGACTGCGTATGGCTACCAAATACCTAATGCCCAGCCGGATAGGGCTGCCACCGCAATTGAGCTAGGTACGGCGTGTTTTCGCCTTTCGTATACTAGTTATGGGCATATCACTGAGCCATATGTTGTTGAGTCTGCCTACGTTATGTTGTTGTATCTTCGGGATATTCTTGAGCTCGAAGAGATGCCGGGACGACATGAGCTTTCCGTGATCATTAAGGAGTTTGCCTCTGCCACTGCACCAGGGCGGGACGCCAACCTTCGTGTGGCCCAAGCAAGTACTTAACTCTTTGGAGCGTCGCTTTAGCTGACGAGG contains these protein-coding regions:
- a CDS encoding DUF1295 domain-containing protein — its product is MNTTTLEASAAAVTPAPSWVQKLRRLNYWLVQDCGGGPRPWKLAWVINFQKVTTAAFLGALMFWYAEDSPMALSTPAWVLLAMHGSYGFVWLLKDLAFPDPGWQSKVTIAGGMNAFVMVLGPYWAFGWLLISGQSSADYPLPQMAWLALCISLCMLGCALMIAADAQKFFTLRLQRGLISDGVHRYIRHPNYLGEMLIYLSLALVVWHWVPVLILGYVWLGIFLPNILCKEASLSRYPKWSRYKQRSWLLLPGLV
- a CDS encoding endo-1,4-beta-xylanase — translated: MILRMTYALIILLMAACESAPSGIDDEARSILSQPVEGEPLELRKAAEEAGFYWGAMGFGYDLTDPNYGQEFREALAKNFSIFSPALELTFPFVQPERGVYSFEAVDALADFARANGQKMRGIVVIWREDLSAYLGESPTREEGIALLREHIHTVMGHYREFYPDVFEQWDVVNEAFRSDGTLRASDWQKAIGDDFVELAFRFAHEAWPEAELYYNDFYEPVFNLGGNFINAFGQIDPDAIRPLAPLGPIGPLASCEQSAKCMGVKKMAEDFVARGVPIHGIGFQGHIANVIAPDYGSFASWVEELGLRWAVTELDVPCARSATYPVGGEIVTFLNGAICFENQRRIFHDIVKDCVDSAACDTVVQWGVADPFSWWQGLSSGALGEALALDDNYEYKPAAHGVVEALRGGVR
- a CDS encoding AraC family transcriptional regulator ligand-binding domain-containing protein encodes the protein MPEQFRIIASVYRGLVDILRSSGMDTNHIAQSLGLPLDRVTAPQEMLSLEQVSTLWQLGFDTRGEAIGLEVAQQIRLVDFQDVGVFLTATDNVADLLRQLSNYCALFSNVMELRTVDVAGGLDVSVHYHADVPLKNARLEFLTLGGPVLASQYLASPLKLEFVELPRTRPADPAPWEQAFGVPIHWNAPTPRYRISSNQAQRQVLTRNEQLRRDLQLMLDARLRNAQKAHPLDDVLAEITLQLSHKVPGVESVASALCTSPRTLQRRIAEENTTFSALLASTRESLAKHYLSLSMPTALIAERLRYCDLATFNRAFKRWTGQTPTQFARKI
- a CDS encoding TetR/AcrR family transcriptional regulator, yielding MLARADAILAEQGLDGFSIPALAESLGYSRRSIYMFFPTPYAVLNELARRYVSRLQGHLEPALKEVGRLSVEWLAAKISFEAASFLNGAPVARLLILGGVSTSRNFCGQEISNRHLGRLAERILTAYGYQIPNAQPDRAATAIELGTACFRLSYTSYGHITEPYVVESAYVMLLYLRDILELEEMPGRHELSVIIKEFASATAPGRDANLRVAQAST